A stretch of Kaistella flava (ex Peng et al. 2021) DNA encodes these proteins:
- a CDS encoding helix-turn-helix domain-containing protein, translated as MDFQKLFSEFAELLKEVKEQRQEISGLKSLIQKQLGEQQIQSEMIGRISLPEVKDEQLLNRKEAADYLDVHVCTLERWEKSKQLTPKRIGGKIYYKKSELIK; from the coding sequence ATGGATTTTCAAAAACTTTTTTCTGAGTTTGCAGAATTACTCAAAGAAGTAAAAGAACAGAGACAAGAAATATCTGGCTTGAAATCTCTTATACAAAAACAGTTAGGAGAGCAGCAAATTCAAAGTGAAATGATAGGACGTATTTCTTTGCCAGAAGTGAAAGATGAACAATTGCTTAATAGAAAAGAAGCAGCCGATTATTTGGACGTTCACGTCTGTACATTGGAGCGTTGGGAAAAGTCAAAACAACTCACTCCTAAAAGGATCGGTGGTAAAATTTATTATAAGAAGTCTGAACTTATAAAATAG
- a CDS encoding phage integrase SAM-like domain-containing protein, whose product MATVNFLYRSSKDRAPLTVRLQFWIGKKPDAKAFFLDAKSNLFISAKDWELYRENKNTNNRDAAIKNLKLKINTDIQEIEELVLSAFAITEPELTNKKWLQNIVNQYYFPELIAKNKASKEIPTDLVSYIDFFIENEELNDVMKSKYRVLKSKLETFQAFRRKTIEIYDIDNLFRREFITYSREVANYAEHTINRDFGYISTLCKSAGLEGIELHKKHKDFKAPQLKKIIHEILNPEEILIVENLEGLMPSLDNVRDLFLVSLYTGQRISDFMRFNKEMIREENGQRLLEFEQSKTGELMSIPIIPKLEKILQKHGGNFPRKISDAKYNEYLKKVLEKAGFTNEVWGRKLIEISEGVWRKKDVKLPRYQFFSSHSGRRSFASNAFGKMPISDIMYLTGHVIEKTFLVYVNKKKTDRAHEAAPKLAALYSDDTKDKDLLNQLQELIKNKHFDIETLIKNLKNDD is encoded by the coding sequence GTGGCTACTGTTAATTTCTTATATCGTTCCTCCAAGGATCGAGCACCACTTACCGTAAGACTTCAATTTTGGATTGGGAAAAAACCAGATGCTAAAGCATTCTTTCTGGATGCTAAAAGCAATTTGTTTATTTCGGCTAAAGATTGGGAATTGTATCGTGAAAATAAAAATACCAATAATCGGGATGCTGCTATTAAAAATCTAAAACTTAAGATTAATACCGATATCCAAGAAATTGAAGAGTTGGTACTTTCAGCATTTGCCATCACCGAGCCGGAGCTGACAAATAAAAAATGGTTGCAGAATATTGTGAACCAATATTACTTTCCAGAACTAATTGCAAAAAACAAAGCGTCAAAAGAAATTCCGACCGATCTGGTTTCCTACATTGATTTTTTCATTGAAAATGAAGAGTTGAATGATGTAATGAAATCTAAATACAGGGTGCTGAAAAGTAAACTTGAAACCTTCCAGGCGTTTAGAAGAAAAACAATTGAAATCTATGATATTGACAATCTTTTCAGAAGAGAATTTATTACTTACTCACGTGAGGTTGCAAATTACGCTGAACATACTATTAACAGAGATTTCGGATATATTTCTACACTATGTAAAAGCGCAGGTTTAGAAGGTATCGAATTACATAAAAAACACAAAGATTTCAAAGCACCTCAACTAAAGAAAATAATTCATGAAATTTTAAATCCGGAAGAAATTCTAATTGTTGAAAATCTTGAAGGTCTCATGCCGTCACTGGATAATGTGAGGGATTTATTTTTAGTATCACTTTACACCGGGCAAAGGATAAGCGATTTCATGAGGTTTAATAAAGAAATGATCCGTGAAGAAAACGGACAGCGTTTGCTTGAATTTGAGCAATCTAAAACAGGTGAGTTAATGTCAATTCCTATCATTCCCAAATTAGAAAAAATATTACAAAAGCATGGTGGGAACTTTCCTCGCAAAATTTCTGATGCTAAATATAATGAATATCTTAAAAAGGTTTTGGAAAAAGCCGGATTTACAAATGAGGTTTGGGGCCGAAAGTTAATTGAAATATCAGAAGGAGTTTGGAGAAAGAAAGATGTTAAACTTCCTCGTTATCAATTTTTCAGCTCACATTCTGGACGTAGAAGTTTTGCGAGTAACGCCTTTGGGAAAATGCCTATTTCAGATATTATGTACCTCACAGGACATGTTATCGAGAAAACATTCCTTGTCTACGTAAATAAAAAAAAGACCGACAGAGCACACGAAGCGGCGCCGAAACTCGCAGCATTATATAGTGATGATACAAAAGATAAAGATCTCTTAAACCAACTGCAAGAACTAATAAAGAATAAACATTTCGATATTGAAACCTTAATTAAAAACCTTAAAAATGATGACTAA
- the istA gene encoding IS21 family transposase, giving the protein MANKPLRMQKIKQILLLIDRGYSQRSIEKQTCVNRRTIAVYLQRLKDSGFTVSELLNFDEEKLHVILSPSRVISEEREPRHEVLESLIPYFKTELNRVGVTRNLLWQEYIVQHPDGFGYSRFCELLQTHFKKHNATMHFEHVPGHLMQVDFAGDKLHYFDPNTGEQIDVPVFVVVLPYSGYSYVEALTNASVPQVIRALNNSISYFGGCPEIAKSDNMKQWVVRSCRYEPKFNDLIEQWGNHNQIVLKVARVRKPRDKATVEGAVLNAYRRIYAPLRNEKFTCLEDLNKAIRLQLTKHHEQNFQGRTYSRKDRFENEEKPLLQALVQKSFVIKHYTKAKIQSNYHIMVGEDKHYYSVPFKYIGSSVNVVYCTDHIEIYLQNTRIALHRRNYRPYTYTTLPDHQPPHHRRIGEQNLWDPDMYLHQAEQYGPCTRAFFKKVMEDKTILDQSFQSCQGLLRIARQYPERIEGACQRALRGCRFNYNTIKNIITNKMDLLEEKPSEGHSHKIGSHSNIRGSQEYN; this is encoded by the coding sequence ATGGCAAATAAACCTCTACGTATGCAAAAAATTAAACAGATTTTACTGTTGATAGATCGCGGTTATTCACAGCGATCGATTGAAAAACAGACTTGTGTGAACCGACGAACTATTGCGGTTTACCTGCAAAGGCTTAAGGATAGCGGCTTTACCGTAAGTGAGCTCTTGAATTTTGACGAGGAAAAGCTTCATGTTATTCTATCCCCTTCTAGAGTGATTTCAGAAGAACGAGAACCTCGTCATGAGGTTTTGGAATCCCTTATTCCTTATTTTAAGACGGAACTTAATCGCGTGGGAGTTACTCGAAACCTTTTATGGCAAGAATATATTGTTCAGCATCCTGATGGCTTTGGATATTCCAGGTTTTGTGAACTTCTGCAAACCCATTTTAAAAAGCATAATGCAACGATGCACTTTGAGCATGTTCCCGGGCACTTAATGCAAGTAGATTTTGCAGGTGATAAGCTTCATTATTTTGACCCTAATACAGGAGAGCAGATTGATGTTCCTGTTTTTGTGGTAGTCTTGCCTTACAGTGGCTATAGTTATGTTGAAGCACTTACTAACGCATCCGTTCCACAAGTTATTCGCGCCTTAAACAATTCAATATCATACTTTGGAGGTTGTCCCGAGATTGCTAAATCAGATAATATGAAGCAATGGGTTGTTCGGTCTTGTCGATATGAGCCTAAATTTAATGATTTGATAGAACAATGGGGGAATCATAATCAAATCGTCTTGAAGGTTGCTCGTGTAAGGAAGCCACGTGATAAAGCCACTGTGGAAGGTGCGGTATTAAATGCTTACCGGCGTATTTACGCCCCTCTTCGCAATGAGAAATTCACCTGTCTTGAGGATCTAAATAAAGCCATAAGACTACAGCTTACAAAGCATCACGAACAAAACTTTCAGGGAAGAACTTACAGCCGTAAGGATCGCTTTGAGAATGAGGAGAAACCTCTACTACAAGCTCTTGTGCAAAAATCTTTTGTAATCAAACATTATACAAAAGCTAAAATCCAAAGTAACTACCACATTATGGTTGGTGAAGATAAACACTATTACAGTGTGCCATTTAAATACATTGGCAGTAGTGTGAATGTTGTTTATTGTACAGACCATATTGAAATTTATCTTCAAAATACCCGTATTGCATTACATAGACGGAACTACCGTCCATACACCTATACCACGTTGCCTGATCATCAACCGCCGCATCATAGACGGATAGGGGAACAAAACTTATGGGATCCAGATATGTACCTGCATCAAGCAGAACAGTATGGTCCCTGTACCCGTGCGTTCTTTAAAAAGGTAATGGAGGACAAAACAATCTTAGATCAGTCTTTTCAGTCCTGTCAAGGACTCCTACGTATCGCCAGGCAATACCCAGAGCGTATTGAAGGAGCATGCCAAAGAGCCTTAAGAGGGTGTCGTTTTAATTACAATACTATAAAAAACATTATTACGAATAAGATGGACCTTTTGGAAGAAAAGCCAAGTGAAGGCCACTCGCACAAGATTGGATCCCATAGCAATATACGCGGCTCCCAAGAATACAATTAA
- the istB gene encoding IS21-like element helper ATPase IstB: MNTDQTIEQLQTLRLGGMALRYSAIADLPVHQLQNVHELVACIVQAEIEHRDHAKTQKYLKASRLRYFAVPEEIMCTPERGITKEQILRLSDGQFIRRGENVLITGATGCGKSYLACALGRSACLLGYKTLYFSMNRFMDTLIQVKLDGTYLKWIKSIATNKLLILDDFGLKPMDPDTRLTLLDLLEDRYAQSSVLITSQLPVESWYDYINEPTLADAIMDRMTASAHRLELKGKSLRKKKNH; encoded by the coding sequence ATGAACACAGATCAAACAATTGAACAATTGCAAACACTTCGTTTAGGAGGTATGGCATTGCGGTACTCTGCCATTGCAGACTTGCCTGTTCACCAATTACAAAACGTGCATGAACTCGTAGCTTGTATCGTTCAGGCAGAAATCGAACATCGAGACCACGCAAAAACTCAAAAGTACCTCAAAGCTAGCCGACTTCGGTATTTTGCAGTCCCTGAAGAAATTATGTGTACCCCAGAGCGAGGAATCACGAAAGAACAAATTTTAAGGCTCTCGGATGGACAATTTATTAGAAGAGGCGAAAACGTTCTTATTACAGGAGCAACAGGCTGTGGTAAAAGTTATTTAGCTTGCGCATTAGGACGATCTGCGTGTTTATTAGGGTATAAAACTTTATATTTTAGTATGAATCGCTTTATGGACACTCTTATCCAAGTAAAACTTGATGGTACCTACCTTAAGTGGATCAAATCTATAGCAACGAACAAACTGTTAATATTAGATGATTTTGGACTCAAACCGATGGATCCAGATACAAGATTAACCTTACTAGATCTGCTAGAAGATCGCTATGCGCAAAGCTCTGTGCTCATCACGTCACAGCTTCCTGTTGAATCGTGGTACGACTACATTAATGAACCTACACTAGCAGATGCAATAATGGACAGAATGACAGCTTCGGCTCACCGTTTAGAATTAAAAGGTAAATCTTTGAGAAAGAAAAAAAATCATTAG
- a CDS encoding organic hydroperoxide resistance protein: MKTLYTTSVTAKGGRDGHVKSENGILELDVRTPKSLGGASDDFANPEMLFAAGYSACFDSALNLMIKRAKIETGETTVKAQVSIGQIENGGFGLAVELDVNVPGVSLEEAQSLTEQAHQVCPYSNATRNNIEVKLSVTNN, translated from the coding sequence ATGAAAACATTATACACAACAAGCGTAACTGCTAAAGGCGGCCGCGACGGACACGTTAAAAGTGAAAACGGAATTTTAGAATTAGATGTTAGAACTCCAAAATCTTTAGGAGGCGCAAGTGATGACTTCGCCAATCCTGAAATGCTTTTTGCAGCAGGATATTCTGCATGTTTTGACAGTGCTTTAAACTTGATGATCAAGAGAGCAAAGATTGAAACAGGTGAAACTACCGTAAAAGCACAAGTGAGCATTGGTCAAATTGAAAATGGAGGTTTTGGGTTAGCGGTTGAATTAGATGTTAATGTTCCCGGTGTTTCTTTAGAAGAAGCGCAGTCGTTGACAGAACAAGCGCATCAGGTTTGTCCTTACTCGAACGCCACAAGAAATAATATTGAGGTTAAACTTTCAGTGACCAATAATTAA
- a CDS encoding MarR family winged helix-turn-helix transcriptional regulator produces MENQETPKLENQICFPLYVLSKEITGMYRPFLEELEITYSQYLVMMVLWENDGLTVNQIGEKLFLDSGTLTPLLKRLEAKSYLVRKRKKEDERVVEVSLTEEGRNLQKMACSIPGKMAEKLNLSDDDLLELKATVDKLMQIIEK; encoded by the coding sequence ATGGAAAATCAAGAAACCCCAAAATTAGAAAACCAAATTTGTTTTCCACTCTACGTCCTCTCCAAAGAAATTACAGGAATGTACCGCCCTTTTCTGGAGGAATTAGAGATTACCTATTCGCAGTATTTGGTGATGATGGTGCTTTGGGAAAATGATGGTTTGACCGTTAATCAAATCGGTGAAAAACTTTTTTTAGACAGCGGAACTTTAACTCCATTATTAAAAAGACTGGAAGCGAAATCCTATTTAGTTAGAAAAAGAAAAAAGGAAGATGAGCGAGTTGTCGAAGTATCTCTAACTGAGGAAGGAAGAAATTTACAGAAAATGGCTTGCTCCATTCCAGGCAAAATGGCGGAAAAACTCAATTTATCAGACGACGATCTTTTAGAATTGAAAGCAACAGTGGACAAATTAATGCAAATCATAGAAAAATAA
- a CDS encoding NAD(P)H-dependent oxidoreductase — MSLIENLKWRHAVKAYDSSKKVSQEDLNTILEAARLAPTSSGLQPFRVIVVENQEMKEKMVQGALNPEVMKDCSQVLVFAAWDSYSDEKIDKVYDHHTDVRDLPRGRFGSYTDKLKEIYNAQTAEENFAHTARQTYIALGLAMAQAAELKIDSTPAEGFSNEVVDEMLGLKELGLRSVTLLYLGYRDLEKDYLSHMKKVRIPMEEFIIKK, encoded by the coding sequence ATGTCATTAATAGAAAATTTAAAATGGAGACACGCTGTAAAAGCTTATGACTCTTCAAAAAAAGTTTCTCAAGAAGATCTTAATACAATATTAGAAGCGGCGAGATTAGCTCCAACTTCTTCAGGACTTCAACCTTTCCGTGTAATTGTTGTAGAAAATCAGGAAATGAAAGAGAAAATGGTTCAAGGCGCTTTGAATCCAGAAGTCATGAAAGACTGTTCTCAGGTTTTGGTTTTTGCTGCCTGGGATAGCTATTCTGATGAAAAAATTGATAAAGTCTATGATCATCACACAGATGTTAGAGATTTACCAAGAGGAAGATTCGGAAGTTATACGGATAAATTAAAAGAAATTTATAATGCCCAGACTGCGGAAGAAAACTTTGCCCACACTGCGAGACAAACCTATATTGCTTTAGGTTTAGCCATGGCTCAAGCTGCTGAATTGAAGATTGACAGTACGCCAGCAGAAGGTTTCAGCAACGAAGTGGTTGATGAAATGCTAGGTTTAAAAGAACTGGGTTTAAGAAGTGTGACACTACTCTATCTAGGTTACAGAGATCTGGAGAAAGATTATCTTTCGCACATGAAGAAAGTGAGAATTCCGATGGAGGAATTTATCATTAAAAAATAA
- a CDS encoding T9SS type A sorting domain-containing protein: MKKFTFFLIILLCGIQVFSQINITKDNSFGNGGVFTTDVSLGQTILNSNLLVLPDNSILYIINGADKNQILKLKPDGSLDSNFANNGTLDFQENNFMNAVLQGNKIIIYFGPKPADFDNIYEDSKILRYNRNGTLDTTFGNNGILNEVTENTNPQSLSVIVLADHSLIVTNSNATYPKKFTVDGQLDSGFGNNGEIIYDYHFPLGQSLNGKIATCDVSSLSSSIYSFYDLNSLATNKVLNLNTTATHQYNGFTLQNKTNISTRMTDNGMVYSIFAYQNYPLPTFSRLAVIKNEQLDPNFNGNGFLTSENEERFLDSGFKNNVFLILNQKANQKALSAYSSTGNSLKINNMTDFNLLSGHEIEMKDDYILVNSIIPDDNQNLVGVKIEKFLIVNELLATSNNSLKKIEIENPVKEFLNIKNAENAEDFEVYNIEGRKVLTSKNFKNINTSNLPKGSYILKINMKNGELFSKKLIKN; encoded by the coding sequence ATGAAAAAATTTACTTTTTTTCTGATTATCCTCTTATGCGGTATTCAGGTATTTTCGCAGATTAATATCACAAAAGACAATTCGTTTGGGAATGGCGGTGTTTTCACAACGGATGTTAGTTTAGGCCAAACAATTCTTAATAGTAATTTACTTGTTTTGCCGGATAATTCTATTCTATATATTATAAATGGCGCCGACAAAAATCAGATTCTGAAACTTAAACCCGATGGTAGTTTGGATTCCAATTTTGCGAACAACGGCACGCTGGATTTTCAGGAAAATAACTTTATGAATGCCGTTCTGCAGGGTAATAAAATTATCATTTATTTTGGACCTAAACCAGCAGATTTTGATAATATTTACGAAGATTCAAAAATATTAAGATACAATCGAAATGGAACTTTGGACACTACTTTCGGGAATAATGGAATTTTAAATGAAGTTACAGAAAATACAAACCCACAATCTCTGAGTGTTATAGTTCTTGCGGATCATAGTTTGATTGTTACGAATTCGAATGCCACTTATCCTAAGAAATTCACTGTTGATGGTCAATTAGATTCAGGTTTTGGAAACAATGGTGAGATTATTTATGATTATCATTTTCCTCTCGGCCAGTCTTTAAACGGGAAAATTGCCACGTGTGATGTCAGTTCGCTTTCTTCCTCTATATATTCATTTTATGACTTGAACTCGTTAGCGACAAACAAAGTTTTGAATTTAAATACTACTGCTACTCACCAATACAATGGTTTTACCTTGCAGAACAAAACTAATATCTCGACAAGAATGACCGATAATGGAATGGTTTATTCCATTTTTGCATACCAGAATTATCCACTTCCGACTTTCAGCAGATTGGCTGTTATCAAGAATGAACAATTAGATCCTAATTTTAATGGAAATGGATTTTTAACTTCTGAAAATGAAGAACGATTTTTAGATAGCGGATTTAAAAATAATGTGTTTTTGATTTTGAATCAAAAAGCAAATCAAAAAGCGCTCAGTGCCTATTCTTCGACTGGGAATTCTTTGAAAATTAATAATATGACCGACTTTAATCTTTTGTCTGGTCACGAAATAGAGATGAAGGACGATTATATTTTAGTCAATTCTATTATTCCAGATGATAATCAAAATCTTGTTGGTGTTAAAATTGAAAAGTTTTTAATAGTGAATGAACTGCTCGCAACCTCAAATAATAGTCTTAAAAAGATAGAAATTGAAAATCCAGTAAAGGAGTTTTTAAATATTAAAAATGCTGAAAACGCTGAGGATTTTGAGGTTTATAATATTGAAGGTAGAAAGGTTCTAACTTCCAAAAACTTCAAGAATATCAATACTTCTAATCTTCCAAAAGGAAGTTATATCCTGAAAATTAATATGAAAAACGGAGAATTGTTTTCAAAGAAATTAATTAAGAATTAA
- the fsa gene encoding fructose-6-phosphate aldolase, which translates to MKFFIDTANLEQIKEAQDLGILDGVTTNPSLMAKEGISGKEAILNHYKTICEIVDGDISAEVLSTTYEEMIKEGDELAAIHPNIVVKIPMIKDGIKALKYFSNKGIKTNCTLIFSAGQALLAAKAGANYVSPFLGRLDDISVDGMNLIEEIRIIFDNYMFDTEILAASIRSPMHIINCAKIGADVITSPLDSILNLLNHPLTDKGLAQFVADAKKLG; encoded by the coding sequence ATGAAATTTTTTATCGACACCGCTAATCTGGAGCAAATTAAAGAAGCACAGGATTTAGGAATTTTAGATGGAGTGACCACCAATCCATCATTAATGGCAAAAGAAGGAATCAGTGGAAAAGAAGCAATTCTGAACCATTACAAAACCATTTGCGAAATCGTGGACGGAGATATCTCTGCAGAAGTTTTGAGCACCACTTATGAAGAAATGATTAAGGAAGGTGACGAATTAGCAGCAATTCACCCGAATATAGTAGTGAAAATTCCAATGATTAAAGACGGTATTAAAGCTTTAAAATATTTTTCAAACAAAGGAATCAAAACCAACTGTACTTTGATTTTCTCCGCTGGACAAGCTTTACTGGCTGCAAAAGCTGGAGCGAATTATGTTTCTCCATTCTTGGGAAGATTAGATGATATTTCAGTAGACGGAATGAACCTGATCGAAGAAATCAGGATTATTTTTGATAACTATATGTTCGATACAGAAATCCTTGCAGCGTCGATCCGTTCACCAATGCATATTATTAACTGTGCGAAAATCGGTGCAGATGTGATTACTTCACCATTAGATTCGATTCTTAATTTATTGAATCACCCATTGACTGATAAAGGTTTAGCGCAGTTTGTTGCTGATGCTAAAAAATTGGGATAA
- a CDS encoding acyl carrier protein: MDKEEAIQKLKEIVKPYVKNEEALKNINENTDFINDLNINSANLVDVILDVEEVFDIEIDADSMEKMRDVKSALAVIEEKLAAK, translated from the coding sequence ATGGACAAGGAAGAGGCAATTCAAAAATTAAAAGAAATCGTAAAACCTTATGTCAAAAATGAGGAAGCTTTAAAAAACATCAATGAAAACACAGATTTCATCAACGATTTAAATATTAATTCGGCCAATTTGGTTGATGTGATTTTGGATGTAGAAGAAGTTTTTGATATTGAAATCGATGCCGATTCTATGGAAAAAATGCGGGATGTAAAATCTGCTTTGGCAGTGATTGAAGAGAAACTTGCTGCGAAGTAG
- a CDS encoding beta-ketoacyl-[acyl-carrier-protein] synthase family protein: MERRVVITGLGVVAPNGVGLKSFRSALKEGRSGIQFDQQLADLQFSCQVSGTPPIVKENLNQYFTDLELRNFNSTGIMYGVIAGLDAWKDAGLEPSDGENPDWESGTIFGAGTSGIEKFRESIYKIDALQTRRLGSTAVSQTMNSGISAYLGGKLGLGNQVTTNSSACTTGTESILMAFDRIKSGKAKRILAGSTSDSGPYIWAGFDAIKVCSFKSNDKPESASRPMSASAAGFVPGSGAGALVIEDLESALARNAKIYCEILGGNLNSGGQRGGGSMTAPNSTAVQKCVKDAIIESGIEAKDIDYISGHLTATSKDATEIQNLSTALNRSGKDFPYINSLKALTGHCLSAAASVECVAAVLQLSENFVAPNINCEDLNPEITAIIDAECIPLNLIEKEINIAAKVSFGFGDVNGCIIFKKYS, translated from the coding sequence ATGGAAAGAAGAGTTGTCATCACAGGATTAGGAGTCGTTGCACCCAATGGAGTTGGTTTGAAGAGTTTCCGGTCTGCTTTAAAAGAAGGTCGCTCTGGTATTCAGTTTGATCAGCAATTAGCCGACTTACAATTTTCCTGTCAAGTTTCTGGAACTCCGCCAATAGTTAAAGAAAACTTGAACCAATATTTCACCGATTTAGAACTCCGTAATTTTAATTCAACGGGAATTATGTACGGCGTTATCGCAGGATTAGATGCCTGGAAAGATGCCGGATTAGAACCTTCAGATGGAGAAAATCCAGATTGGGAAAGCGGAACGATTTTCGGCGCAGGAACTTCTGGAATTGAAAAGTTCCGTGAAAGCATTTATAAAATCGATGCTCTACAAACCCGAAGATTAGGAAGTACGGCGGTTTCTCAAACTATGAACAGTGGAATCTCTGCTTATTTAGGTGGAAAGTTAGGTTTGGGAAATCAAGTCACGACCAATTCTTCTGCTTGTACTACAGGAACAGAAAGTATTTTAATGGCTTTCGACCGCATAAAATCCGGAAAAGCAAAACGTATTTTGGCAGGAAGTACAAGTGATTCCGGACCTTATATTTGGGCAGGTTTCGATGCAATAAAAGTTTGTAGTTTTAAATCTAATGACAAACCAGAATCTGCTTCTCGTCCGATGAGCGCTTCTGCAGCAGGATTTGTTCCTGGTAGCGGTGCTGGCGCTTTGGTTATCGAAGATTTGGAATCGGCTTTGGCAAGAAATGCGAAAATCTATTGCGAAATTTTGGGTGGAAATCTAAACAGCGGCGGACAACGCGGCGGTGGAAGTATGACCGCACCAAATTCAACCGCTGTTCAGAAATGTGTAAAAGACGCAATTATAGAATCCGGCATTGAAGCTAAAGACATCGATTATATAAGCGGACATTTAACCGCGACTTCAAAAGATGCTACCGAAATTCAGAATTTATCAACCGCTTTAAATAGATCCGGGAAAGATTTCCCTTATATCAATTCATTAAAAGCTTTAACGGGACATTGCCTTTCTGCAGCAGCAAGTGTAGAATGTGTCGCCGCAGTTTTGCAACTTTCGGAAAATTTTGTAGCACCGAATATCAATTGCGAAGATTTAAATCCAGAAATTACTGCAATTATAGATGCGGAATGTATTCCACTAAATTTAATCGAAAAGGAAATTAATATTGCTGCAAAAGTAAGTTTTGGTTTTGGTGACGTGAATGGATGTATTATCTTTAAAAAATATTCTTAA
- a CDS encoding 3-hydroxyacyl-ACP dehydratase FabZ family protein, with protein sequence MKNKEILEKLPYSTPFLFVDDLVSVDENGVTGNFTFKKDLDFYKGHFKNNPITPGVILTETMAQIGLVCLGIFLVGDDLTEESQIGLTSTAIEFLKPVFPGEKVTVISEKIYFRFNKLKCKVKILNEQSEIVCEGTIAGIIKVN encoded by the coding sequence GTGAAAAACAAAGAAATTTTAGAAAAACTACCCTATTCTACTCCATTTTTATTTGTGGATGATTTGGTGAGCGTTGATGAAAATGGGGTGACTGGAAATTTTACTTTTAAAAAAGATTTAGATTTTTACAAAGGTCATTTTAAAAACAATCCAATAACACCAGGAGTTATTTTAACGGAAACAATGGCACAAATCGGATTGGTTTGTTTGGGAATTTTTCTGGTTGGCGATGATTTGACTGAAGAAAGTCAGATCGGTTTAACTTCCACAGCTATTGAATTCTTAAAACCCGTATTTCCGGGTGAGAAAGTGACCGTGATTTCAGAGAAAATATACTTTAGATTTAACAAGTTAAAATGCAAAGTGAAGATTCTGAATGAACAATCAGAAATCGTTTGTGAGGGAACAATTGCGGGAATCATTAAAGTGAATTAA